In Hippopotamus amphibius kiboko isolate mHipAmp2 unplaced genomic scaffold, mHipAmp2.hap2 H_1, whole genome shotgun sequence, a genomic segment contains:
- the LOC130842947 gene encoding zinc finger protein 211-like: MAAAALRDPPQGNVTFEDVVVYFSWEEWGLLDEAQRCLYHDVMLENFALVTSLGCWYGMEDEEAFSVQNVSVDQVSLGKTQSPDPALQKTAPCEKCVVAGRDPVYLPEYQGLHPGWRPCTCEAYGKQLWFSSNLYQHQEHSDEKPFTRDTDRASVVTSYTFHVSGKPFTCKEVGKDFLTMLNLLQHQATLKGAKPHSSFRCGEPFHSGKSHYRYSEYEKLFSCEYTVFQDQQIHTRESYYDCDDCEKPFNQSSILNCQRPDPGAKSYECSECGKSFSQSYRLIQHHRSHTAAKPYKCSECGKAFSYKLRLVQHLQIHTKVRPYACGECGKVFSYSSTLIKHQRVHTGARPYKCGECGNSFSQSSNLIQHQKIHSGARPYKCSECGKSFSYKCKLVQHLRIHTGERPYECGECGKSFSHSSTLNQHQRIHTGARPYKCDECEKSFSQKSSLIQHRRVHTGEKPYECGECGKSFSQSSHIIQHRKLHTR; this comes from the exons ATGGCGGCAGCGGCGCTGAGGGACCCGCCTCAG GGTAATGTGACCTTTGAAGATGTGGTTGTGTACTTCTCCTGGGAGGAGTGGGGTCTCCTtgatgaggctcagagatgccTGTACCAcgatgtgatgctggagaactttGCACTTGTGACCTCACTGG GCTGTTGGTATGGAATGGAGGACGAGGAGGCATTTTCTGTGCAGAATGTTTCTGTAGATCAAGTGTCACTGGGCAAGACTCAAAGTCCAGATCCAGCCCTTCAGAAGACTGCCCCCTGTGAGAAGTGTGTTGTGGCCGGGAGAGACCCTGTGTACCTGCCTGAGTACCAAGGATTGCACCCGGGGTGGAGACCATGCACCTGTGAGGCATATGGAAAACAGTTGTGGTTCAGTTCAAACCTTTACCAGCACCAGGAGCACAGCGACGAGAAGCCATTCACAAGGGACACAGACAGGGCCTCAGTGGTGACAAGCTACACATTCCACGTTTCGGGGAAGCCCTTCACCTGCAAGGAAGTCGGGAAAGATTTCCTGacaatgttgaatcttctccAGCATCAGGCCACGCTCAAAGGGGCGAAGCCACACAGCAGCTTCCGGTGTGGGGAGCCCTTTCACAGTGGAAAGAGTCATTACAGGTACAGTGAGTATGAGAAATTGTTCAGCTGTGAATACACAGTCTTTCAGGATCAGCAAATTCATACTAGAGAAAGTTACTATGACTGTGATGACTGTGAGAAACCCTTTAACCAAAGCTCCATCCTCAATTGCCAGAGACCTGACCCAGGAGCAAAGTcttatgagtgcagtgaatgtgggaaatcctttAGCCAAAGCTACAGACTCATACAACACCACAGAAGTCACACTGCAGCAAAGCCTTACAAATGCAGCGAATGCGGGAAAGCCTTCAGCTACAAGTTAAGACTTGTGCAGCACCTACAAATTCACACTAAAGTGAGGCCTTATGCATGCGGGGAATGTGGGAAAGTCTTTAGCTACAGCTCTACCCTCATTAAACACcagagagttcacactggagCCAGGCCTTACAAGTGTGGTGAGTGTGGGAATTCCTTTAGCCAAAGTTCCAACCTCATTCAACACCAGAAAATTCACAGTGGGGCACGGCCTTATAAATGCAGCGAATGTGGAAAATCCTTCAGCTACAAATGCAAACTTGTGCAGCACCTGcgaattcacactggagaaaggccttatgagtgtgGGGAGTGTGGGAAGTCCTTTAGCCACAGCTCCACTCTCAAtcaacatcagagaattcacactggagcCAGACCTTATAAGTGTGACGAGTGTGAGAAATCCTTTAGCCAAAAGTCCAGCCTCATTCAGCACCGGAGAGTACACACAGGAGAAAAGCCTTACGAGTGTGGGGAATGTGGGAAGTCCTTTAGTCAAAGCTCCCACATCATTCAACACAGGAAACTTCACACCAGATAA